One genomic window of Nicotiana sylvestris chromosome 10, ASM39365v2, whole genome shotgun sequence includes the following:
- the LOC104232611 gene encoding uncharacterized protein At4g28440-like, translated as MAEQKKQQVGSKKVNQLRPLDFGVNITVKVISKKPIAQRNRLAECLVGDETGIIIFTARNDQVDLIQEGSTLVLTKAKVDMFKGSMRLAVDRFGRIEVGQPASFSVDQDINMSLIEFERVDVVV; from the exons ATGGCAGAGCAGAAGAAGCAGCAAGTGGGATCTAAAAAAGTTAATCAACTTCGGCCATTAGATTTTGGGGTTAATATAACTGTAAAGGTTATTAGTAAAAAGCCAATTGCACAGAGAAATCGTCTTGCAGAATGTTTGGTGGGTGATGAAACTGGAATTATTATTTTTACTGCCCGCAATGATcaag TGGATTTAATTCAAGAAGGTTCCACACTAGTCTTGACAAAAGCTAAAGTTGACATGTTCAAAGGATCGATGAGGCTTGCTGTTGATAGATTTGGCCGTATTGAAGTTGGTCAACCTGCCAGTTTCTCTGTGGATCAAGATATTAACATGTCTCTGATTGAGTTCGAACGTGTAGACGTTGTTGTGTAA
- the LOC104232610 gene encoding IAA-amino acid hydrolase ILR1-like 2, whose protein sequence is MGAKEVLILVLLSMFIVFPSCHGEDECLNPFLVDQNSYVKDYITKLANDTETVKWMIKIRRQIHENPELGYEEFKTSGLIREELDRMEVKYRWPVANTGVVATIGSGKPPFVALRADMDALPIQELAKWDHKSKVDGKMHACAHDAHTSMLLGAAKILQQLRHNLQGTVVLIFQPAEERGHGAKDMIEEGVLENVEAIFGMHLVHKYESGVIASRPGEFLAGCGSFKATIRGKGGHAAIPQESVDPILAASTSVISLQSIVSRETDPLESQVVSVAMIKGGHAFNIIPDSATISGTYRAFSKKSFYGLRKRIEEVIRAQAAVHRCTVEIDFDGRENPTLPPTINNERIYEHARKVSTMIVGEENFKIAPRFMGSEDFAVFLEKVPGSFFFLGTKNEKIGAIYPPHNPHFIIDEDVLPIGAAIHATFAYSYLLNSNK, encoded by the exons ATGGGTGCTAAGGAAGTTCTAATCTTGGTGCTTCTATCTATGTTCATTGTTTTTCCTTCGTGCCACGGCGAAGATGAGTGCTTGAATCCGTTTTTGGTGGATCAAAATTCTTACGTGAAAGATTATATTACAAAATTAGCAAATGATACGGAGACAGTGAAGTGGATGATAAAAATAAGGAGACAAATTCACGAGAACCCAGAACTTGGCTATGAAGAATTTAAGACTAGTGGTTTGATCAGAGAGGAGCTTGATCGGATGGAAGTAAAGTACCGGTGGCCGGTGGCTAATACCGGTGTTGTAGCCACCATCGGCTCCGGTAAGCCGCCATTTGTGGCTCTCAGAGCAGACATGGATGCTTTGCCTATTCAG GAATTGGCGAAATGGGATCACAAGAGCAAAGTTGATGGAAAAATGCATGCTTGTGCTCATGATGCCCATACTAGCATGCTTCTTGGTGCTGCCAAGATATTACAACAACTCCGCCACAATTTACAG GGAACAGTGGTGTTAATTTTTCAACCAGCAGAAGAACGAGGGCATGGGGCTAAAGATATGATAGAAGAAGGAGTTCTTGAAAATGTGGAAGCCATATTTGGAATGCACTTAGTACATAAGTATGAAAGTGGAGTAATTGCATCTAGGCCTGGTGAATTCTTGGCTGGATGTGGAAGCTTTAAAGCTACAATTAGAGGAAAAGGAGGTCATGCTGCTATTCCACAAGAATCTGTTGATCCAATTTTGGCTGCTTCTACTTCTGTTATTAGTTTGCAAAGTATTGTCTCTAGAGAAACTGACCCTCTTGAATCCCAG gtaGTTTCAGTTGCAATGATTAAAGGAGGGCATGCATTTAACATAATACCAGATTCAGCTACAATTTCAGGAACCTATAGAGCATTCAGTAAGAAGAGTTTCTACGGTTTGAGGAAAAGAATTGAAGAG GTCATACGAGCACAAGCAGCAGTACATCGATGTACGGTCGAGATTGACTTTGATGGTCGAGAAAATCCAACACTTCCTCCAACAATAAACAATGAAAGAATATACGAACATGCTCGAAAAGTTTCAACAATGATTGTTGGGGAGGAAAATTTCAAAATAGCACCTAGATTCATGGGAAGTGAAGATTTTGCAGTATTCTTAGAGAAAGTTCCTGGTTCCTTCTTCTTTTTGggaacaaaaaatgaaaagattGGTGCTATTTACCCTCCACACAATCCACATTTCATCATTGATGAGGATGTCCTTCCAATTGGTGCAGCAATTCATGCTACTTTTGCATATTCTTACCTCTTAAATTCTAACAAATAA